From the Anaerolineales bacterium genome, one window contains:
- a CDS encoding NAD(P)/FAD-dependent oxidoreductase yields the protein MSRSVDVIVIGGGHNGLSAAAWLAKTGRRVLLLEARPSLGGAAATEELFPGFHFNTGAPDAGLFHPGLAGELGLHKHGLEFIENDVAAFAPLADGRGLTLWRDAERSAMEIAAFSADDARAFLPFYQRTQRFAAVLGKMAALQPFALKANSLKVLAGWGRLALSLRGLGGRDMMEFLRVLPMSAAQYLNEHFETEALKGLLAYPSTIGLMQGPRASGTAFMMLYQQMGQANSGYRSSLLPRGGVGRLSAALAATAQAHGAELRTSAPVATILCEDGRAVGVRLGDGEEIRAKIVLSSADPRRTFLGLVGGPQLTPRFSRRLRSLKLRGSTASVHLALSGLPDFPAAAGDANRLKGAIVISPSLDYAEQAYDDAKHGRSAGRPVLEARIPSLLDPSLAPSGQHTLSVLVRYAPYKLAQGDWESEGGRLGDLAVETLAQHAPNLKAQITQQAVITPLDYERTYGLTEGSEMHGQMGLDQLLLMRPTPGFIGYRSPIEGLYVCGAGGHPGGGLTGLPGWLAAGQAAREMSG from the coding sequence ATGAGCCGCAGCGTAGACGTGATCGTGATTGGCGGCGGCCACAACGGCTTGAGCGCGGCGGCTTGGCTAGCCAAAACCGGCCGGCGAGTGTTGCTGCTGGAGGCCCGTCCCAGTCTGGGCGGCGCGGCGGCCACCGAGGAGCTTTTCCCCGGCTTTCACTTCAACACCGGCGCGCCGGACGCCGGCTTGTTTCACCCAGGGCTGGCCGGCGAGTTGGGCCTGCACAAGCATGGTTTGGAATTCATTGAAAATGATGTGGCGGCCTTCGCCCCGCTGGCGGATGGCCGCGGCCTGACCCTGTGGCGTGACGCAGAGCGCAGCGCCATGGAAATCGCAGCCTTCTCGGCTGATGACGCCCGTGCCTTCCTGCCCTTTTATCAGCGCACCCAGCGCTTTGCGGCGGTGCTGGGCAAGATGGCCGCTCTGCAGCCCTTCGCCCTCAAAGCCAACAGCCTTAAGGTCCTGGCGGGCTGGGGCCGGCTGGCCCTAAGCCTACGCGGGCTGGGCGGGCGTGACATGATGGAATTCTTGCGCGTGCTGCCGATGAGCGCCGCGCAATACCTCAACGAACATTTTGAGACTGAGGCCCTTAAAGGTTTGCTGGCCTACCCCAGCACGATCGGGTTGATGCAAGGCCCGCGCGCCTCCGGAACGGCTTTTATGATGCTGTACCAGCAGATGGGTCAAGCCAACAGCGGCTACCGCAGCAGCCTGCTGCCGCGCGGCGGCGTGGGCCGCCTGAGCGCCGCGCTGGCCGCGACCGCTCAGGCGCACGGCGCCGAGCTGCGCACCAGTGCCCCGGTAGCGACCATCCTGTGCGAGGATGGCCGCGCGGTGGGCGTACGCCTGGGCGATGGCGAGGAGATCCGCGCCAAGATCGTGCTCTCCAGCGCCGACCCGCGGCGCACCTTCCTGGGCCTGGTGGGCGGCCCGCAGCTGACGCCGCGCTTTAGCCGCAGGCTGCGCAGCCTCAAACTGCGCGGCAGCACAGCCAGCGTGCACCTGGCGCTTAGCGGGCTGCCAGACTTTCCGGCGGCGGCCGGCGATGCCAACCGCCTCAAAGGCGCCATCGTCATCTCGCCCAGCCTGGACTATGCCGAGCAGGCCTACGACGACGCCAAACATGGCCGCAGTGCCGGGCGGCCCGTACTGGAAGCGCGCATCCCCAGCCTGCTGGACCCCAGCCTGGCGCCCAGCGGGCAGCATACGCTGTCCGTCTTGGTGCGTTACGCGCCCTACAAGCTGGCCCAGGGGGATTGGGAGTCCGAAGGCGGGCGACTGGGCGACCTGGCGGTAGAGACACTGGCGCAGCATGCCCCGAACCTCAAAGCGCAGATCACGCAGCAGGCGGTGATCACCCCGCTGGACTACGAACGCACTTATGGATTGACTGAGGGCAGTGAAATGCACGGCCAAATGGGTCTGGACCAACTGTTGCTGATGCGCCCCACCCCCGGCTTTATTGGCTACCGCTCCCCGATTGAAGGCTTGTATGTGTGCGGTGCCGGTGGCCACCCCGGCGGTGGCCTGACCGGTTTGCCCGGATGGCTGGCCGCCGGCCAGGCGGCACGAGAAATGAGCGGATGA
- a CDS encoding GNAT family N-acetyltransferase, translating to MTPEPQIALRPYGEGDFELLQATLGDPEMTRFLGGPESAEKLQQRHERYLALRNSEWERMFVILAGAQRAAAGTIGYWEHEHQGEAAWETGWSVLPAFQQQGLATRATLAVIDLLRADGRRRSVYAFPTVENLASNAICRKAGFTLEGVSDYEYPKGNPIRCNIWRLDLQANKS from the coding sequence ATGACTCCTGAACCCCAAATTGCCCTGCGGCCTTATGGGGAAGGCGACTTTGAACTGCTGCAGGCAACCTTGGGCGACCCGGAAATGACCCGGTTCCTGGGCGGCCCGGAAAGCGCTGAGAAGCTCCAGCAACGGCACGAGCGCTATCTGGCTCTCAGAAATTCCGAGTGGGAGCGCATGTTCGTCATCCTGGCTGGAGCGCAACGCGCAGCGGCCGGCACCATAGGCTATTGGGAACATGAGCATCAGGGAGAAGCGGCCTGGGAGACTGGCTGGTCTGTCTTGCCTGCCTTTCAGCAACAAGGTCTGGCGACCAGGGCCACCCTGGCGGTGATAGACCTGCTGCGAGCCGATGGGCGCCGCCGTTCTGTGTATGCCTTCCCAACAGTGGAAAACCTGGCGTCAAATGCCATCTGCCGGAAGGCCGGTTTTACGCTTGAAGGCGTTAGCGACTACGAATACCCCAAAGGGAATCCCATCCGCTGCAATATTTGGCGGCTGGATTTACAGGCTAACAAATCTTAG
- a CDS encoding sugar transferase, producing the protein MLRRFSVNFALFSMALDALLVALALFAAEQLRPALSGLGFAQPLAEGDVLVPDLLYLAFPLIWLGVLLLFDLYDGRHNLRLFTELSSLTLAGLLAGVASAGLLYLSFRDVSRLLFVAFVLLAFASLLLWRLVWRALQRWRGFRVAERRVLVVGAGELGQRVRAQLAQHAGLGLHFIGYLADSQAEEVLGRLQQARQVVDSQQVDDVVIALPSAEYEQIGGLLAELHDQPLRTWVIPDYFSLALHRAQVEDFAGLPMLDLRAPALNDSQRLFKRAFDVALVLLSAPLTLPLMVLCALAVRLQDGGPALLHQTRVGENGRLFRMVKFRSMRVDAGKLPNGAHKQADDPRVTPVGRWLRRTSLDELPQLLNVFKGEMSLVGPRPELPELVENYQPWQRKRFAVPQGMTGWWQVNGRSDKPMHLHTEEDLYYVQNYSVALDVLILLRTFWAVLGGRGAF; encoded by the coding sequence ATGCTGCGCCGCTTTTCGGTCAACTTCGCCTTGTTTTCGATGGCGCTGGATGCACTATTGGTGGCTCTGGCTTTGTTCGCGGCGGAGCAGTTGCGCCCGGCGCTCAGCGGGTTGGGTTTTGCCCAGCCGCTGGCTGAGGGCGATGTGCTTGTGCCCGACCTCTTGTATCTGGCTTTCCCGCTGATCTGGCTGGGCGTGCTGCTCCTCTTTGATTTGTACGATGGCCGCCACAATCTGCGCCTGTTCACCGAACTGAGCAGCCTGACCCTGGCGGGTCTGCTGGCCGGGGTGGCCAGCGCAGGTTTGCTCTATCTTTCGTTTCGCGATGTTTCGCGTCTGCTGTTCGTCGCTTTCGTCTTGCTGGCCTTCGCCAGCCTGCTGCTGTGGCGCCTGGTTTGGCGCGCCCTGCAGCGCTGGCGCGGCTTCCGCGTCGCCGAGCGGCGCGTGCTGGTGGTGGGCGCTGGGGAGCTTGGCCAGCGGGTGCGCGCCCAACTGGCGCAGCACGCTGGGCTGGGCTTGCACTTTATCGGCTACCTGGCCGACTCACAGGCAGAGGAAGTGCTTGGCCGTTTGCAGCAGGCGCGCCAAGTGGTAGACAGCCAGCAGGTCGATGATGTGGTGATCGCTTTGCCTTCCGCCGAATATGAGCAGATTGGCGGCTTGCTGGCCGAGCTGCACGACCAGCCCCTGCGCACCTGGGTGATCCCCGACTATTTCTCGCTGGCGCTACACCGGGCCCAGGTGGAAGACTTTGCCGGCCTGCCCATGCTGGACCTGCGCGCCCCGGCGCTCAATGATTCCCAGCGCCTGTTCAAGCGCGCTTTTGATGTGGCGTTGGTGCTGCTCAGCGCGCCGCTGACTTTGCCGCTGATGGTGTTGTGCGCGTTGGCCGTGCGTTTGCAGGACGGCGGCCCCGCTCTGCTGCACCAGACGCGGGTGGGTGAGAATGGCCGCTTGTTCCGCATGGTCAAATTCCGCAGCATGCGCGTGGACGCCGGCAAGCTGCCCAACGGCGCCCACAAACAGGCCGATGACCCGCGCGTCACACCGGTCGGCCGCTGGCTGCGCCGCACCAGCCTGGACGAGCTGCCGCAGCTATTAAATGTCTTCAAAGGCGAGATGAGCCTGGTAGGGCCGCGGCCGGAACTGCCGGAGCTGGTCGAGAATTACCAACCCTGGCAGCGCAAACGTTTTGCCGTGCCCCAGGGCATGACCGGCTGGTGGCAGGTTAATGGGCGCAGCGACAAACCGATGCACTTGCATACGGAGGAAGATCTGTATTACGTGCAGAACTATTCCGTAGCGCTGGATGTGCTCATCTTGTTGCGCACCTTTTGGGCCGTGCTGGGCGGGCGGGGGGCGTTTTGA
- a CDS encoding WecB/TagA/CpsF family glycosyltransferase → MQPKVKLLGVAVNAIDLPGTLEQIAAGLAARRGGLVLLAPAHNLMAARREPALRAVFNAAALVVPDGMGTVWFLRGLGAQAGRVYGPDLLRAACQRGLGAGWRHALLGGSPRVSQALVARLQADYPGLQIVAALSPPFGELGPAAEEQLLADLNASQADIVWVALGSPRQERWMAAVQPRLQASWLVGVGAAFDFLSGAKPQAPAWMQQAGLEWLFRLLSEPRRLWRRYAEYPLFVCLALGQKLGLLRFEEPA, encoded by the coding sequence ATGCAGCCAAAAGTGAAACTCCTCGGCGTAGCTGTGAACGCCATCGACCTGCCGGGCACCTTGGAGCAGATCGCGGCTGGCCTCGCGGCACGCCGCGGCGGCCTGGTGTTGCTGGCCCCGGCGCACAACCTGATGGCCGCCCGGCGTGAGCCCGCCTTGCGCGCCGTATTCAATGCAGCCGCGCTGGTTGTGCCGGATGGCATGGGCACTGTGTGGTTCTTGCGCGGGCTGGGCGCCCAAGCCGGCCGGGTCTACGGCCCGGACCTGCTGCGGGCCGCCTGCCAACGCGGCTTGGGCGCCGGTTGGCGGCACGCCTTGCTGGGCGGCTCCCCGCGGGTCAGCCAGGCGCTGGTCGCCAGGCTGCAGGCAGACTACCCTGGCCTGCAGATCGTCGCCGCGCTCAGCCCGCCGTTTGGCGAACTGGGGCCTGCGGCTGAGGAGCAACTTCTGGCTGACTTGAATGCGAGCCAGGCGGATATCGTTTGGGTGGCGCTGGGCAGCCCGCGCCAGGAACGCTGGATGGCCGCCGTCCAACCGCGGCTGCAGGCCAGCTGGCTGGTCGGCGTGGGTGCCGCGTTCGACTTCCTGAGCGGCGCCAAACCGCAGGCTCCAGCCTGGATGCAGCAGGCCGGCTTGGAATGGCTCTTCCGCTTGCTCAGCGAACCGCGCCGTCTGTGGCGGCGCTATGCCGAATACCCTTTGTTTGTCTGCTTGGCGCTAGGCCAGAAGCTGGGCCTTTTGCGCTTTGAGGAGCCGGCCTGA
- a CDS encoding glycosyltransferase family 4 protein, which produces MKILAVHNYYQLPGGEDTAYEREVALLRQHGHQVITYERSNQEVQQMGLLAKAGIPARMTWSVQAARQIREIVQQERPQLAHFHNTHFMISPAAYYACAAEGVPVVQSLDNPRLICPAASLYRQGRVCQDCMNKTLAWPGILHACYRDSRSQTAAVATMLTSHKLLKTWKRRVAAFFVATQFYRDMFIEAGLAADKLLIKPHFVSPDPQIRSPGQGDYALFIGRLDPEKGIATLLRAWEHLPEIPLSVRGSGPLLPQVQLAAADNPNIQLVERLSEAELIELIKGARFLVWPSEGFYETFGFVAAEALACGVPVLASSHGVMAEMIQDGVNGLHVQPGNAKDLANKVRWAWENPAHMATLGLKARRVYEERYAPDKNYELLMEAYATVLAKSSAG; this is translated from the coding sequence ATGAAGATCCTGGCAGTGCACAACTATTACCAGTTGCCCGGCGGCGAAGACACAGCCTATGAGCGTGAAGTCGCCTTGCTGCGGCAACACGGCCATCAGGTCATCACCTATGAACGCAGCAATCAAGAAGTGCAACAGATGGGCTTGCTGGCAAAGGCAGGCATCCCAGCGCGCATGACTTGGTCCGTCCAGGCTGCCCGACAAATTCGCGAGATCGTGCAGCAAGAGAGACCACAACTGGCCCATTTTCACAACACGCATTTTATGATCTCGCCAGCCGCCTACTATGCCTGTGCAGCCGAAGGCGTGCCCGTAGTGCAATCTCTGGACAACCCGCGCCTGATCTGCCCAGCAGCCAGCCTGTACCGCCAGGGGCGGGTATGCCAGGATTGTATGAACAAAACCCTGGCCTGGCCGGGCATTCTTCACGCGTGCTACCGCGATTCGCGCAGCCAAACTGCGGCCGTAGCGACCATGCTAACCAGCCATAAGCTGCTCAAAACCTGGAAACGCAGGGTCGCCGCCTTTTTTGTGGCGACCCAGTTCTATAGAGACATGTTCATTGAAGCCGGACTGGCCGCGGACAAGTTGCTGATCAAACCGCATTTTGTCTCGCCAGACCCGCAGATCCGCAGCCCAGGCCAGGGCGACTACGCCTTATTCATTGGCCGGCTGGATCCCGAAAAGGGCATCGCCACGTTGCTGCGCGCCTGGGAGCATCTGCCAGAGATCCCGCTGAGCGTGCGCGGCAGCGGCCCCCTGCTGCCCCAGGTGCAATTGGCCGCCGCCGACAATCCAAACATCCAGTTGGTTGAGCGGCTCTCGGAAGCCGAGCTGATCGAACTTATCAAAGGCGCCCGTTTTTTGGTGTGGCCTTCTGAGGGGTTTTATGAAACCTTTGGTTTTGTGGCCGCAGAGGCGCTGGCCTGCGGTGTGCCCGTGTTGGCATCCAGCCACGGGGTAATGGCCGAGATGATCCAAGACGGTGTTAATGGCTTGCACGTCCAGCCGGGAAATGCCAAAGACCTGGCAAATAAAGTACGCTGGGCATGGGAGAATCCGGCCCATATGGCCACACTGGGCTTAAAAGCCAGGCGCGTATACGAAGAGCGATACGCGCCTGACAAGAACTATGAATTGCTGATGGAAGCTTACGCCACAGTGCTGGCCAAATCTAGCGCTGGCTAA
- a CDS encoding O-antigen ligase family protein: MQSKLDWTFLGRQTFLILAAALALVAGGGFGALVDFRLQVMLSGLAIAVLGGWLLWRLLHRQRLAAGGLEWAWLAFLLAQLLAAAFSEDVRRSLPHLVTWWTYFAVFCLVLDLLRRGWPARDLELALFAALGLVLLSGSLEWWQMWQGWRMLAGLQFVPAFAQRVSSLLGDPNLLAACINLLLPLLLVRWMLSGRLWRALLSLLILVSLGMLYLTDSRGALLGFGACILVLAVLWVWRVSPAAYGLAQRVWAALWGRKWLLAGLVLLLALAAGLFAWRMLSFQGDTTHGPVLTSRDVYWQAARNALASDPLTGAGQGLYPTYLMGVWSMPPGRPYFHAHSLYFHTLAESGWLGLLTLAVLGFSFARRAWNAWQGQEEAGRARWAAALAGLAGLAIHSIVDDFFAFASAGLVSMALMAFALAGPRQPDRQQPSWHPAWLLLPGLLAAGFSLYALRAHALADVAWQLGREGDWPAAAQQMAAAAATDPGLAAYWLQAGYAQAQAGNFAAAIESYRQGIALEPVHGLNYANLAAIHWAAGDPSAALIQMRIATRQSLEAWQFWLTQAVYEESLGEKEALSAYQQALYFNSDLRDSLFWQGSALRQQALAGSDAVAPGNIHTPAREAAALGRAAVAAGDPAAAADALGLAFSLNDQEVLVYVGLAELAMAEGDLEMAQGYLNAALWVQTTRNQSKVEAILLAAEIATQRGDAELALLRYEAAFASITAYDTYGWGSSNWSPYFWFAFQRRAFPNELLPWLERADVSPLVAQRLLVLAELYEKSGNEIKSAQVRTALAGYLP; the protein is encoded by the coding sequence ATGCAGAGCAAGTTGGACTGGACGTTTTTGGGCCGGCAGACCTTTTTGATCCTGGCCGCCGCGCTGGCCCTGGTGGCTGGCGGCGGCTTCGGGGCCTTGGTCGACTTTCGCTTGCAGGTCATGCTCAGCGGGCTGGCTATCGCCGTCTTGGGTGGCTGGCTGCTGTGGCGGCTGCTGCACCGCCAGCGCCTGGCAGCCGGCGGGCTGGAGTGGGCCTGGCTGGCGTTTCTGCTGGCCCAACTGCTGGCGGCCGCATTCTCCGAGGATGTGCGCCGCAGCCTGCCGCATCTGGTCACCTGGTGGACCTATTTCGCGGTGTTCTGCCTGGTACTTGACCTGCTGCGGCGCGGCTGGCCGGCGCGTGATCTGGAACTGGCTTTGTTCGCCGCCCTGGGCTTGGTTTTGCTCTCCGGCAGCCTGGAATGGTGGCAGATGTGGCAGGGTTGGCGCATGCTGGCGGGGCTGCAGTTCGTGCCAGCCTTTGCCCAGCGGGTGAGCAGTTTGCTGGGCGACCCCAATCTTCTGGCGGCATGTATTAACTTGCTGCTGCCTTTGTTGCTCGTGCGCTGGATGCTCTCCGGCCGGTTGTGGCGTGCTTTGCTCAGCCTCTTGATCCTGGTGAGCTTGGGCATGCTCTATCTGACCGATTCGCGCGGCGCCTTGCTCGGTTTTGGCGCTTGTATTTTGGTTCTGGCCGTCCTGTGGGTGTGGCGTGTCTCACCGGCGGCGTATGGCCTGGCGCAGCGCGTTTGGGCTGCGCTGTGGGGGCGTAAATGGCTTCTAGCGGGTCTGGTGCTGTTGCTGGCGCTGGCCGCTGGGCTGTTTGCCTGGCGCATGCTCAGCTTCCAGGGCGATACCACCCACGGCCCGGTGCTGACCTCGCGTGATGTGTATTGGCAGGCGGCGCGCAACGCGCTGGCCTCGGACCCGCTGACCGGCGCCGGGCAGGGTCTCTATCCGACATATTTGATGGGCGTCTGGTCCATGCCGCCCGGGCGGCCGTACTTCCATGCCCACAGCCTGTACTTCCACACCCTGGCAGAGAGCGGCTGGCTGGGTTTGTTGACTTTGGCCGTGCTTGGCTTCAGCTTTGCCCGCCGCGCCTGGAATGCCTGGCAGGGCCAGGAAGAAGCCGGGCGGGCGCGCTGGGCAGCCGCCCTGGCCGGGCTGGCTGGGTTGGCAATCCATTCGATCGTGGACGACTTCTTCGCCTTTGCCTCAGCCGGCTTGGTCAGCATGGCGCTGATGGCCTTTGCGCTGGCTGGTCCCCGCCAGCCGGACCGTCAGCAGCCCAGCTGGCATCCCGCTTGGCTGCTGCTGCCCGGCTTGCTGGCCGCTGGGTTCAGCCTGTACGCCTTGCGAGCGCATGCGTTGGCTGACGTCGCCTGGCAGCTGGGCCGGGAAGGTGACTGGCCGGCTGCCGCGCAGCAAATGGCCGCCGCGGCGGCTACCGACCCGGGGCTGGCGGCCTACTGGCTGCAGGCGGGCTATGCCCAGGCGCAGGCCGGTAATTTTGCGGCCGCCATTGAAAGCTACCGCCAGGGGATCGCCCTTGAGCCGGTGCACGGGCTGAACTACGCCAACCTGGCCGCGATACACTGGGCCGCCGGCGACCCCTCGGCGGCGCTCATCCAGATGCGTATAGCCACACGGCAATCTCTGGAAGCCTGGCAGTTTTGGTTGACCCAGGCTGTATATGAAGAAAGCTTGGGGGAGAAAGAAGCGCTAAGCGCTTACCAGCAGGCGCTGTACTTCAATTCCGACTTGAGGGACAGTCTCTTCTGGCAGGGCAGCGCTTTGCGCCAGCAGGCGCTGGCCGGCTCGGACGCGGTTGCGCCCGGCAACATCCACACCCCGGCCAGGGAGGCCGCTGCGCTGGGCCGGGCAGCTGTAGCGGCCGGTGACCCGGCCGCGGCCGCCGATGCCCTGGGGCTGGCGTTCAGCCTGAATGATCAGGAAGTGCTGGTGTATGTAGGCTTGGCCGAGTTGGCCATGGCCGAAGGCGACCTGGAGATGGCGCAAGGCTACTTGAACGCAGCTTTATGGGTGCAAACCACCCGCAACCAATCCAAGGTAGAGGCCATTCTGCTGGCGGCCGAGATCGCCACCCAACGAGGCGATGCAGAACTGGCCTTGCTGCGCTACGAAGCCGCTTTCGCGTCGATCACAGCCTATGACACCTATGGCTGGGGTTCGTCGAACTGGTCGCCGTACTTCTGGTTTGCTTTTCAGCGCCGCGCCTTTCCGAACGAACTGCTGCCCTGGCTGGAGCGCGCCGATGTCAGCCCGCTGGTCGCCCAACGCTTGCTGGTCTTGGCTGAATTGTATGAAAAGAGTGGGAATGAGATTAAGTCCGCCCAGGTACGCACGGCGTTGGCCGGTTACCTGCCCTAA
- a CDS encoding NAD(P)/FAD-dependent oxidoreductase, translating into MAKRYDAIIIGGGHNGLTTAAYLARAGLSVLLLEQRPLLGGATVSEEIYPGFKYSVFSYVVSLLRPEIIRDLQLPKHGLTILPLESTITPLPDGRYIYRGPDSHETFRNISQFSPRDAEAYREYGQAMYQMAKAVKYILGIRPPDPTSFHPRELLALLKLGQHFLGLGEENIYTLAKLMTMSSADFLEEWFETDPLIATLSASGIIGTFLGPRSPGSAYVLLHHYMGEIDGVFRAWGFQKGGTGGVAEALASSARSLGAEIRTDAPVAAVLNRNGRATGVVLQSGEEIEAGLVVSSLDPKLTFLKLVDPEQLPGDLVTAVRNFDTYGSSGKVNLALDGVPDLSCLPGNGPHLRGAISISPSVDYIERAYDDAKYGRFSRRPYIDIILPSMIDPGMAPPGKHVMSCFVQYAPYDLAEGTWDDQREAFGDAVVDTLSEYIPNLKQLILHRQVLSPWDIERTIGMTGGNIFQGELSLSQLLFLRPAPGYAQYRTPIQGYYQCGSATHPGGGISGAPGQLAAFEILKDLHK; encoded by the coding sequence ATGGCTAAGCGCTACGACGCCATCATCATTGGCGGCGGACACAACGGTCTGACCACCGCAGCCTACCTGGCTCGCGCCGGCCTGAGCGTGCTGCTGCTGGAGCAGCGCCCGCTGTTGGGCGGCGCCACCGTCAGCGAAGAGATCTACCCCGGCTTTAAATACAGTGTGTTCTCCTACGTGGTCAGCCTGCTGCGCCCGGAGATCATCCGCGACCTGCAGCTGCCCAAGCACGGCCTGACCATCCTGCCGTTGGAGAGCACCATCACGCCCCTGCCGGATGGCCGCTATATCTATCGTGGGCCGGACTCGCACGAGACCTTCCGCAATATTTCGCAGTTCTCGCCGCGCGATGCCGAGGCCTATCGCGAATACGGCCAGGCCATGTACCAAATGGCCAAGGCAGTCAAATACATTCTGGGCATCCGCCCGCCAGACCCGACCTCATTTCACCCGCGTGAGCTGCTGGCTCTGCTCAAGCTGGGCCAGCATTTCCTCGGCCTGGGCGAGGAGAACATCTACACGCTGGCCAAACTGATGACGATGAGTTCGGCCGATTTCCTCGAAGAGTGGTTCGAGACCGACCCGCTGATCGCCACGCTCTCGGCCAGCGGCATCATTGGCACCTTTTTGGGGCCGCGCTCGCCGGGCAGCGCCTATGTGCTGCTGCACCACTACATGGGCGAGATCGACGGCGTGTTCCGCGCCTGGGGCTTCCAGAAAGGCGGCACCGGGGGCGTGGCCGAGGCGCTGGCCTCCTCGGCCCGCAGCCTGGGCGCCGAGATCCGCACCGACGCCCCAGTGGCGGCGGTGCTCAACCGCAACGGCCGCGCCACAGGCGTAGTCCTGCAAAGCGGCGAAGAGATCGAAGCCGGCTTGGTGGTCTCCAGCCTGGATCCCAAGCTGACCTTCCTCAAGCTGGTCGACCCCGAACAGCTGCCGGGCGACCTGGTCACGGCAGTGCGCAATTTCGACACCTATGGCTCCTCCGGCAAGGTCAACCTGGCGCTGGATGGTGTACCCGACCTAAGCTGCCTGCCCGGCAACGGCCCGCACCTGCGCGGCGCCATCTCGATCAGCCCCAGCGTCGATTACATTGAGCGTGCCTACGACGACGCCAAATATGGGCGTTTTTCACGCCGGCCGTATATTGACATCATTCTGCCTTCGATGATCGACCCGGGTATGGCCCCTCCGGGCAAGCACGTCATGTCCTGCTTCGTGCAATACGCCCCTTACGACCTGGCCGAAGGCACTTGGGACGACCAGCGTGAAGCCTTTGGCGATGCAGTGGTCGACACCCTTTCCGAGTACATTCCCAACCTCAAACAACTGATCCTGCATCGCCAGGTGCTCAGCCCCTGGGATATCGAGCGCACGATCGGCATGACCGGCGGCAACATCTTTCAGGGTGAGCTGAGCCTGTCGCAACTGCTCTTCTTGCGCCCGGCGCCTGGGTACGCCCAGTACCGCACACCCATCCAGGGCTACTACCAGTGCGGCTCAGCCACGCACCCCGGCGGCGGCATCTCCGGCGCGCCGGGCCAACTGGCGGCCTTCGAGATCCTCAAGGACTTGCACAAATGA
- a CDS encoding citrate synthase/methylcitrate synthase, producing MSQNTYVPGLEGVVAAQTRMSKVDGLAGELVIGGFKLETIADKASYEEMVYQLWYGQLPTEIDLQTFTAELAALRSLPAAALDLLRSIAHKDLDMMDALRVATGVLGTETDAQDSDEWLAKRLLAATPTIVAAAWRLRNGQEPLSPDPKLAHAANYLYMLEGQAPSAARARGLETYLNTVIDHGLNASTFTARVIASTGSDFVSAIVGAIGALKGPLHGGAPGPALDMVFEIGEVSRAEEVLRKKLDAGERLMGFGHRVYKVRDPRADVLAKAAREFYEADGDMQLYHLVEEVEKIAIRVLEEHKPGRNLQTNVEFYTALLLHGLGFSVPCFTPTFAVGRVGGWLAHCFEQRENARIIRPQSEFIGDDNRAWVEVSQR from the coding sequence ATGTCGCAGAATACTTATGTGCCGGGGCTGGAGGGCGTGGTAGCCGCCCAGACCCGGATGAGCAAAGTGGATGGTTTGGCGGGGGAATTGGTCATCGGCGGATTCAAATTAGAAACGATTGCCGATAAAGCTAGTTACGAAGAAATGGTCTACCAGTTGTGGTACGGCCAGTTACCAACAGAAATTGACCTGCAGACTTTCACTGCTGAGCTGGCCGCGCTGCGCAGCCTGCCGGCCGCCGCGCTGGATCTATTGCGTTCCATTGCCCACAAAGATCTGGACATGATGGATGCGTTGCGTGTAGCCACAGGCGTGCTGGGCACTGAAACTGATGCGCAGGACAGCGATGAGTGGCTGGCGAAGCGGCTGCTGGCCGCCACACCCACGATTGTGGCCGCCGCCTGGCGCCTGCGCAACGGCCAAGAGCCGCTGTCGCCGGACCCCAAACTGGCGCATGCGGCCAATTATCTGTACATGCTCGAGGGTCAGGCGCCCAGTGCGGCGCGTGCCCGCGGCTTGGAAACCTATTTGAACACCGTCATCGACCATGGCCTCAACGCTTCGACCTTCACAGCACGCGTGATCGCCTCCACCGGCTCGGATTTCGTCTCGGCGATTGTCGGCGCGATTGGCGCGCTGAAAGGCCCGCTGCACGGCGGCGCGCCCGGCCCGGCGCTGGACATGGTTTTCGAGATCGGCGAGGTCAGCCGCGCCGAAGAAGTGCTGCGCAAGAAGCTGGATGCCGGCGAGCGCCTGATGGGCTTCGGCCACCGTGTCTACAAGGTGCGTGACCCGCGTGCCGACGTGTTGGCCAAGGCGGCGCGTGAATTCTATGAAGCCGATGGCGATATGCAGCTGTACCATTTGGTGGAAGAGGTCGAGAAGATCGCCATCCGCGTGTTGGAGGAGCACAAGCCCGGCCGCAACCTGCAAACCAACGTGGAGTTTTACACGGCGCTATTGCTGCACGGCCTGGGCTTCTCCGTGCCCTGCTTTACGCCCACCTTTGCCGTGGGCCGGGTGGGCGGCTGGCTGGCGCACTGCTTCGAGCAGCGCGAGAACGCCCGCATCATCCGCCCGCAATCGGAGTTCATCGGCGATGATAACCGTGCATGGGTTGAGGTTAGCCAGCGCTAG